From Achromobacter spanius, a single genomic window includes:
- the serB gene encoding phosphoserine phosphatase SerB — protein sequence MTTHNLVVQSPGLAIEHAEQLAALAQAQGVARISNTAARLLDVQHDDETRAVVCAWAEARGVDAAFVPAGLKLANCKILAMDMDSTLINIECIDEIAGVVGVKDKVSEITEAAMRGEIKDFAESLRRRVALLKGAPAGALDQVYEEKLRLNPGAERLITTAQAAGIKVLLVSGGFTFFTERLRARLNLDSAHANTLEIENGVLTGRVLGDILDADAKATHLREFARTHGASTDQIIAMGDGANDLKMLANAGFPVAYHAKPLVRQQTRYALNVSGLDGVLNWFES from the coding sequence ATGACTACCCACAATCTCGTCGTCCAATCCCCCGGCCTCGCCATCGAACATGCCGAGCAGCTCGCCGCCCTGGCCCAGGCCCAGGGCGTGGCGCGCATCAGCAACACCGCGGCCCGCCTGCTCGACGTGCAGCATGACGACGAGACGCGCGCCGTGGTGTGCGCCTGGGCCGAAGCGCGCGGCGTCGACGCCGCCTTCGTGCCCGCCGGCCTGAAGCTGGCCAACTGCAAGATCCTGGCCATGGACATGGACTCGACCCTGATCAACATCGAGTGCATCGACGAGATCGCGGGCGTGGTCGGCGTGAAGGACAAGGTGTCGGAAATCACCGAAGCCGCCATGCGCGGCGAGATCAAGGATTTCGCGGAAAGCCTGCGCCGCCGGGTGGCGCTGCTCAAGGGCGCGCCGGCGGGCGCGCTGGACCAGGTCTACGAGGAAAAGCTGCGCCTGAATCCCGGCGCCGAGCGCCTGATCACCACGGCCCAGGCCGCCGGCATCAAGGTGCTGCTGGTGTCGGGCGGCTTCACGTTCTTCACTGAACGCCTGCGCGCCCGCCTGAACCTGGACAGCGCCCACGCCAACACCCTTGAAATCGAAAACGGCGTACTCACCGGCCGCGTGCTGGGCGACATCCTGGACGCCGACGCCAAGGCCACGCACCTGCGCGAATTCGCGCGCACGCACGGCGCCTCGACAGACCAGATCATCGCCATGGGCGACGGCGCCAACGACCTGAAGATGCTGGCCAACGCCGGTTTCCCGGTGGCATACCATGCCAAGCCATTGGTGCGTCAGCAGACGCGCTATGCGCTGAATGTCTCCGGACTGGACGGTGTGCTGAACTGGTTCGAGAGCTGA